In one Chlamydiales bacterium genomic region, the following are encoded:
- a CDS encoding DMT family transporter — protein sequence MYLIILLYALLASTFVFAKFALDYASPIFLIGFRMTLAGILLLSYLFLFRRKVFKIKKEDIFLFLRVAFFHVYIAFIAEFWALQYVSSSKTNLIYSLTPFIAAILSFFLLKERLTSKKVIGMTLGVLGLCPILFSQNSGLLVTTDFFNISIPEIVLLVAVASASYAWFDIKKLMNKGYSLILINGLAMLVGGIGAFCTSLGTEDWSSGIPVTEFLPFLKYVLILIFLSNVVFYNMYGTLLKKYSITFVTFAGFLCPLFGTFFGWFFRDESITWHYWVSLGTISIALMIFYREELKNMIKKPQPVPSQ from the coding sequence ATGTACCTAATTATTCTTCTTTATGCGCTTCTTGCCTCCACATTTGTTTTTGCAAAATTTGCTCTCGACTATGCATCCCCTATCTTTTTAATTGGATTTCGAATGACCCTTGCAGGAATACTTCTTTTAAGTTACCTGTTTCTCTTCAGACGTAAAGTTTTTAAAATAAAAAAAGAAGATATTTTTCTCTTTTTAAGAGTTGCTTTTTTTCACGTATACATTGCCTTTATTGCAGAATTTTGGGCTCTGCAATATGTCTCCTCTTCAAAAACGAATTTGATTTACTCACTAACTCCATTTATTGCAGCAATACTCTCATTTTTTCTCTTAAAAGAGCGCCTTACTTCAAAAAAAGTTATCGGAATGACCCTTGGTGTGCTTGGACTTTGTCCCATCCTCTTCTCACAAAATTCAGGCTTGCTTGTTACAACAGACTTTTTCAACATCTCCATACCAGAAATTGTGCTGCTTGTAGCAGTAGCCTCTGCATCCTATGCATGGTTTGACATTAAGAAGTTAATGAATAAGGGCTATTCTCTTATTTTAATTAATGGACTTGCAATGCTAGTGGGCGGAATTGGCGCTTTTTGCACATCGCTTGGTACAGAAGATTGGTCATCTGGTATTCCGGTTACCGAGTTTCTACCTTTTTTAAAATATGTGCTTATCCTTATCTTCTTATCTAATGTTGTATTTTACAATATGTATGGTACTCTTTTGAAAAAGTACTCTATTACTTTTGTAACTTTTGCAGGCTTCTTATGCCCTCTTTTTGGGACTTTCTTTGGTTGGTTCTTTAGGGATGAAAGCATTACTTGGCACTATTGGGTCTCTCTTGGGACCATCAGTATAGCTCTCATGATTTTCTATAGAGAAGAGCTCAAAAACATGATAAAAAAACCACAGCCCGTTCCATCTCAATAA
- a CDS encoding protein kinase, with protein MSDISDLGEGSKFQFDKLALPETKGKFKPRIVLSETEGSVAQIAYRTLTEKSYTKELNKLRKQETRSIFRRFVPALIGNKHVEVNIRSMAKRLGLTKDSIFEAAKAGTLETLFTKEAQAVAKHAKAIQNLGLSPNEVLKISTYIIKHKNDLVKQATTSGKTIYIRASKEIPRALQITPKGQIIVHLNKRRLGDDIIGEGSFKTVRRAVNADTGDFYAVARMMKEVDEKELDKEVVFLEKCKGAGIAELSEIITVDGKTRKKFFIQPLYESDLKASYQNLSKLQQLQITLDLLKGAALMEEKGVIHRDLKPANIFLSTERDGTVHAFIADFGLAVEEKSTDPLWIAGTRAYFAPEYSVLRDKVFESLENENEQIRQATTSKLDAWALGGIIRFMETRKHPYKLKEDLPIPETISYLEGSIENNPLSYLQYDLLRQDPAKRLSAKEALEKYQTHLEAKIKQLKQNP; from the coding sequence ATGTCTGATATAAGCGATCTTGGAGAAGGCTCAAAATTTCAATTCGATAAGCTAGCACTTCCTGAGACTAAAGGAAAATTTAAACCGCGCATTGTTCTTTCAGAAACAGAAGGGAGCGTAGCACAAATTGCCTATAGAACTCTTACTGAAAAGAGCTATACTAAAGAACTTAATAAACTCAGAAAGCAAGAAACTCGCTCAATATTTAGAAGATTTGTTCCTGCACTCATAGGAAACAAACACGTTGAAGTAAATATCAGGAGTATGGCCAAGCGTTTGGGTCTCACGAAAGACTCTATATTTGAAGCTGCAAAAGCAGGCACTCTTGAAACTTTGTTTACCAAAGAAGCTCAAGCTGTTGCCAAGCATGCTAAAGCCATACAAAATCTTGGCCTATCTCCAAACGAAGTACTAAAAATTTCTACCTATATCATAAAACACAAAAATGACCTTGTCAAGCAAGCTACAACAAGTGGAAAAACGATATACATAAGAGCCTCTAAAGAAATACCTCGAGCTCTACAAATAACTCCTAAGGGTCAAATCATCGTCCATCTCAATAAAAGGCGACTTGGAGACGACATTATAGGAGAAGGAAGTTTTAAAACAGTTAGAAGAGCCGTTAATGCTGATACAGGTGATTTTTATGCCGTTGCACGAATGATGAAAGAGGTAGATGAGAAAGAGCTAGATAAAGAAGTTGTATTTCTCGAAAAATGCAAAGGCGCAGGTATTGCAGAACTTTCCGAAATCATTACTGTCGATGGCAAAACTCGAAAAAAGTTCTTCATACAACCGCTATATGAGAGTGATCTAAAAGCCTCCTATCAAAATCTCTCTAAGTTGCAACAACTCCAAATTACACTAGACCTTCTTAAGGGAGCAGCTCTCATGGAGGAAAAAGGCGTAATCCATCGCGATTTAAAACCTGCTAATATTTTTTTATCAACAGAGCGCGATGGCACTGTACATGCATTCATTGCAGATTTTGGCTTAGCAGTGGAAGAAAAGAGCACTGACCCCCTATGGATTGCCGGCACTCGTGCTTATTTTGCACCCGAGTACTCTGTACTCCGTGATAAAGTTTTCGAATCTCTCGAGAATGAAAATGAACAAATACGACAAGCAACAACTTCTAAACTCGATGCTTGGGCACTTGGCGGGATCATCCGCTTTATGGAAACTAGAAAACATCCGTATAAGCTTAAAGAAGATCTACCTATTCCCGAAACTATATCATACCTGGAGGGAAGTATAGAAAATAACCCCTTATCATACCTTCAATATGACCTATTGCGACAAGATCCTGCAAAGCGGCTCTCTGCAAAAGAAGCTCTTGAAAAATATCAAACACACCTTGAAGCAAAGATCAAACAACTCAAGCAAAATCCTTAA
- a CDS encoding SDR family oxidoreductase gives MKVLVAGGAGYVGSRLVPELLNKGYEVTVFDLYLYGDDVFSHLKNNVKLKEIKADIRDLQRVEKALIGQDAVIHLACISNDPSFELNPELGKSINLDAFEPFVQLAKKAGVRRFVYASSSSVYGVKAESNVTEEMSLEPLTDYSKFKADCEEILLKYKDPSFICTVLRPATVCGYAPRQRLDLVVNILVNLAYNTGRVKVLGGAQMRPNIHVEDMVRAYIHVLEMPEEKVQGEIFNVGYHNHTVMNLGKMAAEIVGKKRSVELVVESTNDNRSYHVSSDKIAKKLGFMPKYTIEDAMSSLVDAFEKGHLPNSLDDARYYNIKVMKAVNLQ, from the coding sequence ATGAAAGTATTAGTTGCAGGTGGTGCAGGTTATGTTGGCTCAAGACTTGTTCCTGAGTTGTTGAATAAGGGTTATGAGGTTACTGTTTTTGATTTGTATCTTTATGGAGATGATGTTTTTTCACATCTCAAAAATAATGTGAAATTAAAAGAGATAAAAGCTGATATTCGTGATCTTCAAAGAGTTGAAAAAGCACTTATCGGACAAGACGCCGTAATTCATTTGGCATGCATTTCTAATGATCCAAGTTTTGAACTTAATCCAGAGCTTGGAAAATCGATTAATTTAGATGCGTTTGAGCCTTTTGTTCAGCTTGCAAAGAAGGCGGGTGTCAGACGCTTTGTTTATGCCTCATCCTCCTCTGTATATGGTGTTAAGGCTGAATCAAATGTTACAGAAGAGATGTCTTTAGAGCCCCTTACGGATTATTCTAAGTTTAAAGCGGATTGTGAAGAGATCTTGTTAAAGTACAAAGATCCAAGCTTTATATGTACTGTATTGCGTCCTGCAACGGTATGTGGATATGCACCTCGTCAAAGGCTTGATCTTGTTGTCAATATTTTGGTTAATCTGGCTTATAATACGGGCAGAGTAAAAGTGCTCGGCGGCGCTCAAATGAGACCTAATATCCATGTAGAAGATATGGTAAGGGCTTATATTCATGTTTTAGAGATGCCTGAAGAGAAAGTGCAAGGTGAAATATTTAATGTAGGCTATCACAACCATACTGTAATGAATCTTGGAAAGATGGCGGCCGAAATAGTTGGTAAGAAAAGAAGCGTAGAGCTTGTTGTTGAGTCAACAAATGATAATCGTTCTTACCATGTTTCATCAGATAAAATTGCAAAAAAACTTGGGTTTATGCCTAAATATACGATAGAAGATGCGATGAGTAGTTTAGTAGATGCTTTTGAAAAGGGACATCTACCTAATTCTTTGGATGATGCGCGCTATTATAATATTAAAGTGATGAAGGCTGTCAATCTGCAGTAA
- a CDS encoding SDR family oxidoreductase, producing MRALVTGGAGFIGSHLVERLLQEGHEVIVLDNLAGGHLKNLRSVQNHPAFSFEKVDIRNIQEIEPFFNAVDWVFHLAAMADIVPSIEKPDLYYEVNVNGTFNVLECAKRAKVKRFVYVASSSCYGIAKEYPTQESATISPEYPYALTKNLGEQLVMHWEKLYHLPAVSLRFFNVYGPRSRTTGAYGAVFGVFLAQKLNNRPYTVVGDGKQTRDFTYVTDVVDAVYKAACSELSGKIFNVGSSGHYSVNRLVELLGGDVVYIPKRPGEPDCTFADVSKIQAELGWKASISFEEGIKKMLEHIDEFRDAPLWDPESIKVATASWFRYLDPKKDECICS from the coding sequence ATGAGAGCGTTAGTTACGGGAGGCGCTGGGTTTATTGGTAGCCATTTGGTAGAGCGCCTCTTGCAAGAGGGGCATGAAGTTATTGTTCTTGACAACCTTGCAGGTGGTCATTTAAAAAATTTAAGATCTGTGCAGAACCATCCAGCTTTTTCTTTTGAAAAGGTCGATATTCGAAATATTCAAGAGATTGAACCCTTTTTTAATGCAGTAGACTGGGTCTTTCATTTAGCTGCGATGGCAGATATCGTGCCATCAATTGAAAAACCAGATCTTTATTATGAAGTCAATGTGAATGGTACTTTTAATGTATTAGAATGTGCAAAGCGTGCAAAAGTAAAACGCTTTGTCTATGTAGCTTCTTCTTCTTGTTATGGCATAGCAAAAGAATACCCAACGCAAGAGAGCGCAACAATTTCTCCAGAATACCCTTATGCTTTGACGAAGAATTTGGGAGAGCAGCTTGTAATGCATTGGGAAAAGTTATATCATCTACCTGCTGTATCCCTTCGTTTTTTTAATGTATATGGACCAAGATCTAGAACAACGGGTGCTTATGGCGCTGTATTTGGTGTCTTTTTGGCACAAAAATTAAATAATAGGCCTTATACAGTTGTAGGAGATGGTAAGCAGACAAGAGACTTTACCTATGTAACAGATGTTGTGGATGCTGTATATAAAGCTGCATGTTCTGAGCTTAGTGGTAAAATCTTTAATGTGGGAAGCTCTGGACATTATAGTGTGAACCGTTTGGTGGAGCTTTTGGGTGGCGATGTTGTTTATATCCCCAAACGTCCAGGAGAGCCAGATTGTACCTTTGCAGATGTTTCTAAAATCCAGGCAGAGCTTGGCTGGAAAGCTTCCATCTCTTTTGAAGAAGGAATTAAAAAGATGTTAGAGCATATAGATGAATTTCGTGATGCTCCTCTTTGGGATCCAGAGAGCATTAAAGTAGCAACAGCTTCTTGGTTTCGCTATTTGGATCCAAAAAAGGATGAGTGCATATGTTCGTAA
- a CDS encoding SIS domain-containing protein — translation MFVKRLEELVQLVKECVYTTHEGVIEEESALQLAHSLLHDTEEAKGIVYVIGNGGSAGIASHFCTDLLKALGIPASTLVDSNLLTCIGNDLGYENVFSKPLQTLMHSQDLLVAISSSGKSPNIINAADVAREKGAKVITLSGFANNNPLRTKGDLNFWLKASDYGLVETGHFSLLHTIVDSWKDRKMASYKSLLQSMMTHAH, via the coding sequence ATGTTCGTAAAAAGGTTGGAAGAGCTTGTTCAATTGGTTAAAGAGTGTGTGTACACAACGCATGAAGGCGTAATAGAAGAAGAGAGTGCTCTTCAGCTTGCTCATAGCTTGCTACATGATACAGAAGAGGCAAAGGGTATTGTGTATGTTATTGGTAATGGGGGAAGTGCAGGTATTGCTTCTCACTTTTGTACAGACCTTTTAAAAGCTTTAGGAATACCTGCCAGTACACTCGTAGATTCGAATTTATTGACATGTATCGGAAATGATCTTGGATATGAAAATGTGTTTAGTAAGCCTCTTCAAACATTGATGCACTCACAAGACCTTCTTGTTGCTATCAGTAGCTCTGGTAAGTCACCAAATATTATCAATGCAGCAGATGTTGCAAGAGAAAAGGGTGCTAAAGTAATTACGTTGAGTGGTTTTGCAAATAATAATCCTCTGAGAACTAAGGGAGATCTCAACTTTTGGCTAAAAGCCTCTGATTATGGTCTTGTGGAAACAGGGCATTTTTCGCTATTACACACAATTGTTGATAGTTGGAAGGATCGTAAAATGGCTAGTTATAAATCACTTTTACAATCGATGATGACACATGCACACTAA